The following is a genomic window from Flavobacteriales bacterium.
CCAACACGGGCAACGACACTTGGAGCGCGAACTGTACCTGCGTGGGTCAGCTGATCGACTGCCTGGGTGTGCCGGGCGGCAGCGCCCTTCCGGGCACGGCTTGTAATGACGGCAACGCCAACACGGGCAACGACACCTGGGATGCGAACTGCACATGCGTGGGTCAGCTGATCGATTGCCTCGGCGTGCCGGGCGGCAGCGCCCTGCCGGGCACCGCCTGCAACGACGGCAATGCCAACACGGGCAACGACACCTGGAGCGCGAACTGCACCTGCGTGGGTCAGCTGATCGACTGCCTCGGTGTGCCGGGTGGCTCCGCTCTTCCTGGCACGGCCTGCAACGACGGCAATGCGAATACGGGCAACGACACCTACGATGCCAACTGTAATTGCGTCGGTCAACTCATCGACTGCCTGGGCGTGCCGGGTGGCAGCGCCCTGCCGGGCACGGCGTGCAACGACGGCAATGCCAACACGGGCAACGACACCTGGAGCGCGAACTGCACCTGCGTGGGTCAACTGATCGACTGCCTGGGTGTGCCGGGTGGCAGCGCCCTTCCGGGCACGGCTTGCAATGACGGCAACGCCAACACGGGTAACGACACCTGGGATGCGAACTGCACCTGCGTGGGTCAGCTGATCGATTGCCTCGGCGTGCCGGGCGGTAGCGCCTTGCCGGGCACCGCCTGCGACGATGGTAACCCCAACAGCAGCAACGATGTGTATGATGCCAACTGCAACTGCAGCGGCACCCTGCCGAACGACTGCCTGGGTGTTCCGGGTGGTACCGCTCAGCCGGGTACGGCCTGCGATGACGGCAACGCCAACACGGGCAACGACCTCTGGGATCCGAACTGCGTGTGCGTGGGCCAGCTGATCGACTGCCTGGGCGTGCCGGGTGGCTCTGCCCTTCCGGGCACCGCCTGCAACGACGGCAACGCCAACACGGGTAACGACACTTGGAGCGCGAACTGCACCTGCGTGGGTCAGCTGATCGACTGCCTCGGCGTGCCGGGCGGTAGCGCCTTGCCGGGCACCGCCTGCGACGATGGTAACCCCAACAGCAGCAACGATGTGTATGATGCCAACTGCAACTGCAGCGGCACCCTGCCGAACGACTGCCTGGGTGTTCCGGGTGGTACCGCTCAGCCGGGTACGGCCTGCGATGACGGCAATGCCAACACGGGCAACGACCTCTGGGATGCGAACTGCGTGTGCGTGGGTCAGCTGATCGACTGCATGGGCGTGCCGGGTGGCAGCGCTCTGCCGGGCACCGCCTGCAACGACGGCAACGCCAACACGGGCAACGACACCTGGAGCGCGAACTGCACCTGCGTGGGTCAGCTCATCGACTGCCTGGGCGTGCCGGGTGGTCCCGCTCTTCCGGGCACCGCCTGCGACGATGGCAACCCCAATAGCAGCAATGACACCTACGATGCCAACTGCAACTGCGTGGGCCAGCTGGCCAACGACTGCCTCGGCGTGCCGGGCGGCCCTGCGCAGCCGGGTACGGCCTGCGATGATGGCAACGCGAACACGGGCAACGACCTGTGGGATGCCAACTGCGTGTGCGTGGGTCAGCTGATCGACTGCCTCGGTGTGCCGGGTGGCAGCGCCCTGCCGGGCACCGCCTGCAACGACGGCAATGCCAATACGGGTAACGACACGTGGAGCGCCAACTGCACCTGCGCTGGCCAGCTGATCGACTGCTTGGGCGTACCGGGTGGCAGCGCCCTGCCGGGTACCGCCTGCGACGATGGCAACCCCAACAGCAGCAACGACGCCTATGATGCCAACTGTAACTGCGTGGGCCAGCTGGCCAACGACTGCCTCGGTGTTCCGGGCGGCCCAGCCCAGCCGGGTACTCCTTGCGATGATGGCCAGGCGCAGACCGGTAACGACACTTGGGACGCCAATTGCAATTGCATCGGCCAGCTGATCGACTGCCTGGGCGTACCGGGTGGTAGCGCTCTGCCGGGCACGGCCTGCAATGATGGCGACGCCTGCACCACCGGCGACGTGTACGATGCGAACTGCAACTGCGCGGGTCTCTTCGCGGACGCGGACAACGACGGTACCTGCGATGCCAACGACGTATGCCCGAACAGCCCCGAACCGGGCCAGAGCTGCGACGATGGTGACGCCTGCACCATCAACGACGTGGTGGGCGCGAACTGCAATTGCGCCGGCACCTTCGCGGACGACGACAATGACGGTACCTGCGATGCCGACGACCTCTGCCCCGGTAGCCCGGAGCCTGGTCAGGCTTGCAACGACGGCAACCCGCTCACCATCAATGATGTGGTGGATGCCAACTGCACCTGCGCCGGCACCCCGATCGGCAACTGCACGGAGATCCTGACGCTGGACATCACCCTGGACAACAATGGTTCTGAGACCACCTGGGAGGTGCGCGATCAGAGCGGTACCACGGTGATCGCCTCCGGCGGCCCCTACCAGAACGGAGTTGGTGGCACGATCGTCACCGAGACCATCTGCCTCAACCAGCTCTGCTACCGCCTTGTGGTGAACGACGCCGGTGGTGACGGCATCAGCGGTGGTGGTTACGTGCTGCGTGATGCCAATGGCCGCCGCATCGTGGATGCGAACGGTTCCTTCGTGAGCACCAGTAGCGTGGCCAACGAGTTCTGCCTGCCCCTCAGCGTGGCCCGTCTGATCAACGCCAGCTGCGATCGCACGAACCTGACCTACAGCACGAGCACCCAGATCTACGCCAGCTTCTATCCGGGTGCCAGCGGCTACCAGTTCTGGATGTTCGATCCGCACGGCTCCTACTCCCGTCGCGTGTTCAAGACCACGCAGAACCTGGTGCCCGCCACGCTGGTGACCAACCCGGTGCCGGCCGACATCGACCTGAACGTGCGCGTGCGCGCTCTGGTGAACGGCAACTACACGGAGTTCGGTCCTGCCTGCCGCTTCCGCCTCAACACCCCGGGTGGTGGTGGTCGTGAGGCCATCCTGTTCGACGAGGCCAGCAATGTGACGATGAGCCTCTACCCGAACCCCAACCGGGGTGAGGTGGTGAACGTGGCCTTCGACGGGATCGCCGCCGCCGAGCGGATGGACATCGAGGTGATGGACATCTTCGGCAAGCGGGTGAGCGCTGCGCAGATCGCCGCTCCGGGTGGTGCCTTCGTGCACACGATGGACATGAGCCAGCTGGCCCCTGGCGTGTACATGGTGAACGTCCGTGTGGACGATCGCCTCTACACGCAACGCATGGTGCGCCAGTAACCTGAACGACCTTCAAGGCGAAGGGCCGCTCCTACTGGGGCGGCCCTTCGTGCGTTCGGACGCGGAGGAAGGGTCGATGGCCGGTCCCTGCCGCGTGATCGGGTGGAGAGCGTCCCAGGCAGATGGCCGTTCGGTGCCTACCTCAGATGGCCGTTCGGTGCCTGCCTGGGCCTCGTGGCCCTCGGAACGGTCCGGCCAACCAAGGCCCCGACCTTCGCGGTCGGGCATGGAACTACGGTGCTGGACCTTGCATACCAGCAGGTTATTCGACCAGCCATGCAGTGCAGGCAATGCCGTGGTTGCGGAGGGTGCCACCCGGAACTTCTTGGCGGGCTGGGGGCAACGGAAAAGCCCCGCGCTGGGCGGGGCTTATAACGGAGCCGGGAACTGCTCAATAGTAGATCAGGCGACGCACCTTGGCCACGTGCTTGGCCAGTCGGATCACCTGCTTGGTGTAGCCGAACTCATTGTCGTACCAGGCATAGAGCACCACGCTCTTGCCATCCGGTGCAACGATCGTGGCGTTGCTGTCGAACACGCTGCAGCAGGTGTCGCCGATGATGTCGCTGCTCACCAGCTCAGGGTCGATCTGGTAGTGGATCTGGTTCACCAGTTCACCCTCCAGGGCCGCCTTGCGGATCAACGCGTTCATCGCAGGCAGGTCGGCGATGGGCTTCTTCAGCGTGAGGTTCATGATGGCCAGCGAGCCGTTCGGCGTGGGCACGCGCACCGCATTGGCCGTGAGCTTGTCCTTCAGGCTCGGGATGGCCTTGGCCACCGCGGTACCGGCGCCGGTGCTCGTGATCACCATGTTAATGGCGGCCGAACGCCCGCGACGTGGGCCTTTGTGGTAGTTGTCCAGCAGGTTCTGATCGTTCGTGTAGGCGTGCACTGTTTCGATGTGGCCCTTTTCCACGCCAAGGTTGTCCTCCACCACCTTCAGGATGGGACAGATGGCGTTCGTGGTGCAGCTGGCGGCGCTGAAAATGCGTTCGTTCTCGATGTCGAGGTCTTTGTGGTTAATGCCGTACACCACGTTGGGGATCTCCTTGCCAGGGGCGGTGAGGAGCACTTTGGCCACCCCCTTGGCCTTCAGGTGGCGCTCCAGGTCGGCGCGCTTGGTGAAGGCGCCGGTGTTGTCGATGACCAAGGCAT
Proteins encoded in this region:
- a CDS encoding T9SS type A sorting domain-containing protein, which codes for MSLGTGATAQPLVDIGLFPNASPNTLEVRVRPDASFNQVVSSLTFTIRWNNASGASLDVNAITQFCPGGFFISPSGDGEIVDGGFRYYTFNAFGFAQLSAACSGQAWSANTERVIMTIPVINNTGCATFNIVNDGYTQANNKDYFISLNGLDRTDVIYSTAFNIGNCTPDCLGVIGGPALPGTACNDGNANTGNDTWNASCVCVGQLIDCLGVPGGSALPGTACDDGLATTGNDTYDANCNCVGQLIDCLGVPGGSALPGTACNDGNANTGNDTWSANCTCVGQLIDCLGVPGGSALPGTACNDGNANTGNDTWDANCTCVGQLIDCLGVPGGSALPGTACNDGNANTGNDTWSANCTCVGQLIDCLGVPGGSALPGTACNDGNANTGNDTYDANCNCVGQLIDCLGVPGGSALPGTACNDGNANTGNDTWSANCTCVGQLIDCLGVPGGSALPGTACNDGNANTGNDTWDANCTCVGQLIDCLGVPGGSALPGTACDDGNPNSSNDVYDANCNCSGTLPNDCLGVPGGTAQPGTACDDGNANTGNDLWDPNCVCVGQLIDCLGVPGGSALPGTACNDGNANTGNDTWSANCTCVGQLIDCLGVPGGSALPGTACDDGNPNSSNDVYDANCNCSGTLPNDCLGVPGGTAQPGTACDDGNANTGNDLWDANCVCVGQLIDCMGVPGGSALPGTACNDGNANTGNDTWSANCTCVGQLIDCLGVPGGPALPGTACDDGNPNSSNDTYDANCNCVGQLANDCLGVPGGPAQPGTACDDGNANTGNDLWDANCVCVGQLIDCLGVPGGSALPGTACNDGNANTGNDTWSANCTCAGQLIDCLGVPGGSALPGTACDDGNPNSSNDAYDANCNCVGQLANDCLGVPGGPAQPGTPCDDGQAQTGNDTWDANCNCIGQLIDCLGVPGGSALPGTACNDGDACTTGDVYDANCNCAGLFADADNDGTCDANDVCPNSPEPGQSCDDGDACTINDVVGANCNCAGTFADDDNDGTCDADDLCPGSPEPGQACNDGNPLTINDVVDANCTCAGTPIGNCTEILTLDITLDNNGSETTWEVRDQSGTTVIASGGPYQNGVGGTIVTETICLNQLCYRLVVNDAGGDGISGGGYVLRDANGRRIVDANGSFVSTSSVANEFCLPLSVARLINASCDRTNLTYSTSTQIYASFYPGASGYQFWMFDPHGSYSRRVFKTTQNLVPATLVTNPVPADIDLNVRVRALVNGNYTEFGPACRFRLNTPGGGGREAILFDEASNVTMSLYPNPNRGEVVNVAFDGIAAAERMDIEVMDIFGKRVSAAQIAAPGGAFVHTMDMSQLAPGVYMVNVRVDDRLYTQRMVRQ
- a CDS encoding glyceraldehyde-3-phosphate dehydrogenase — its product is MQTLEAKSGYEAGLKEYVDREKAAVDLENSVGQLMYGRGVELVFFRNHLLDISISEVIKLFNYADQVVQKPIDIFTASDVARGLLDLDLAPSKIDIGKLTWDYIQGGKKDLKGFLSTTLSGFIGQDKHKFEPRDVVLYGFGRIGRIAARELVKQAGKGQQLRLRAIVTRTLTDAEIVKRAALLRNDSVHGTFKGTVIEDVANKAIWVNGQLIQLIAAANPEDVDYTAFGIKDALVIDNTGAFTKRADLERHLKAKGVAKVLLTAPGKEIPNVVYGINHKDLDIENERIFSAASCTTNAICPILKVVEDNLGVEKGHIETVHAYTNDQNLLDNYHKGPRRGRSAAINMVITSTGAGTAVAKAIPSLKDKLTANAVRVPTPNGSLAIMNLTLKKPIADLPAMNALIRKAALEGELVNQIHYQIDPELVSSDIIGDTCCSVFDSNATIVAPDGKSVVLYAWYDNEFGYTKQVIRLAKHVAKVRRLIYY